In a genomic window of Halobaculum sp. CBA1158:
- a CDS encoding resolvase, translating into MTRALAWIRKSKGSDDDIGLEEQRELVGELADEIADDVDQLDLGVHTGFSSMTRDDPAGLLDQNDRVTQAVDGIEAGRYDYLVAYDDRRVCRDEYFSVIQYAANAGDCEIVYVGDVEDDGLTFDLKRRIERDTKEEEIRKAKRAIERKKERGDDLGRPKFGMEYNEAGEQVPGDDFDKVESILDRRPDHTLREIADDLEMSVSTVSRVEKRADWYRERAEISEPA; encoded by the coding sequence ATGACGCGAGCACTCGCCTGGATACGGAAGTCGAAAGGCTCCGACGACGACATCGGGCTTGAGGAACAGCGCGAACTCGTCGGCGAGCTGGCGGACGAGATCGCCGACGATGTGGATCAGCTTGATCTGGGCGTCCACACGGGCTTCTCGTCGATGACTCGCGACGACCCGGCCGGCCTACTCGATCAGAACGACCGTGTCACCCAGGCGGTCGACGGGATCGAGGCCGGGAGATATGACTACCTCGTTGCCTACGATGATCGCCGGGTGTGCCGGGATGAATACTTCTCGGTGATTCAGTACGCCGCCAACGCCGGCGACTGCGAGATCGTGTACGTCGGTGACGTTGAGGACGACGGCCTGACGTTCGACCTCAAACGACGGATCGAGCGCGACACCAAAGAGGAAGAGATCCGAAAAGCGAAGCGCGCCATCGAGCGGAAGAAGGAACGCGGCGACGACCTCGGTCGCCCCAAGTTCGGCATGGAGTACAACGAGGCTGGAGAGCAGGTACCGGGCGACGACTTCGACAAGGTCGAGTCGATTCTCGACCGTCGGCCGGATCACACGCTCCGGGAGATCGCGGACGACCTCGAAATGTCCGTGTCGACCGTCTCCCGAGTCGAGAAACGAGCCGATTGGTACCGAGAACGCGCGGAAATCTCAGAACCCGCGTGA